The Triticum aestivum cultivar Chinese Spring chromosome 5A, IWGSC CS RefSeq v2.1, whole genome shotgun sequence genomic sequence CTTTTTGACAAAACATGCATGATTCATTCCCGAGCAAAAGCATTTCGCGCCCTACGACTTGCATGTGATCCATGATCGCAATGTGAAGTCACTAGCCCATTGATGGTACACCATCTCCAACTCCCTCACGAAGTTCTGTGGTGCGATTGCACAAATGGAGAGAAGGTGGCCACCGGTCTCGCAACCATTAAGACCGGAACTTTTTTTCTTCTTGTTGTTTCACATGTTGGTCAATTTGATTAATTCAATGTTGCAACTTGATAATCACTGCCTGTTGTCTTATATAAGACCTGTGATGGATCCTTCAATAAACAATAAGCAAGTCTAGAAAGCCAACGAGACAGCTAACTAGCCGTAGTACTCCGCGTTTAGCGATCGACGTACGTACGTCCATGGCAACCGTCCAGCAGATCCGTCACGCGCAGCGCTCGGACGGCCCGGCGGCCGTGCTTGCAATCGGCACAGCGAACCCGGCGAGCTGCATGCTCCAGAACGACTACGCCGACTACTACTTCCGCGTCACCAACAGCGAGCACCACGCCGACCTCAAGGACAAGCTCAAGAGAATCTGTAAGACCATGCATGCCCTGCACCTGCAGCGTAAACCTAACCTAGTAACCTATAAACGTATCGGCGTACGTTTCCAATTtccaaatgcatgcatatttgcGGTGAGCTACTATGTAAAATGTTCTCCTGTCCAGGTAAGAATTCGGGCATCGAGAGGCGCTACGTGCACCTCGACGAGGAGCTCCTCGGCGCGCACCCGGACTTCAGCGACCGCGCGCTGCCGACCCTCGACGCGCGGATAGACATGGCCTCGGCCGCGGTGCCCGAGCTCGCCGCGTCCGCCGCGGCCAGGGCCATCGCCGAGTGGGGGCGCCCGGCCGCCGACGTCACGCACCTCGTCTTCAGCACCTACTCCGGCGGGAAGGCCCCCAGCGCCGACCTCCGCCTGGCGTCGCTGCTCGGCCTCCGCCCCACCGTGTCCCGCACCATCCTCAGCCTCAACGGCTGctccggtggcggcagggcgctgCAGCTCGCCAAGGAGCTCGCCGAGAACAACCGCGGCGCGCGCGTCCTCGTGGCCTGCTCCGAGCTCACCCTCATCGGGTTCTACGGGCCCCAGGAGGGTCGCCTCGACACCATCCTGGGCAACGGCATATTCGGCGACGGCGCGGGCGCCGTCATCGTCGGCGCCGACCCTGTCGACTGCATTGAGCGCCCGCTGTTCGAGATGGCCTTCGCCACGCAGACGACGATACCGGAGACCGAGAACGAGATCACCACGCGGCTCATGAAAGGCGGCCTCGACTTCCACGTCTCCATCCGGGTGCCGAAGCTGCTGAAGAGCAACATCGAGCGCTGTCTGATCGACACGTTCGAATCTATTGGGATCAGTGCTGAGTGGAACGATCTCTTCTGGGCGATCCACCCTGGTGGCCGTGCGATTTTGGACCACGTTGAGCAACTGCTCGGGCTGGGCGTCGAGAAGCTGGCCGCGAGCCGACGGGTGCTGAGAGAGTACGGGAACATGAGTGCCGCCACGGTGATCTTCGTGCTCGATGAGCTGCGCCGGCGTAGGGCAAGGGGAGAAGAGGTGGCCGAGTGGGGTGTGATGATGGCGTTCGGTCCGGGGATCACGATCGAGACCATGGTGCTGCACGCCGCAGGCAGCCTCAAGGAAAACTAGCTATTCTTAAAGAGCAACTGAATCATATGTTTCTGGAGGTTGTGTAGTAACTTGGTGATCTTGGACTGGGCTAGGTTGCTGCAGCAGACACCAAACATGAAGGGTAGACTTATAAGAAACAGCCAACTCtacctcaaaataaaataaaataaaataagaaagaGCCAACTTAACATGGCTATGTGCATCGACATTGGAGTTTCTCCCTTCATTTATCTTTATTCTATAGCGGTGGCTTTGCCTTGTCTATTAACCAAGGAGAGAATAGAGTTTTACAAGTGTCCTTTAAAACATAACATGGCGATTACTCGCTCAATATAATTTGTCTTAGTTTTTTAGGACCCGTGGTGACCCATAGTTTCACCTCGTCAAAGATGATGTTCAACAAGAGACCCGTGGCGGGGCACACTTATGCCGAAAGACGCGTAAGTTCTCTTGTCCATATTTTCCAAGAGACAAGTATGGTGAGGAAGATCATGGCTCGACTGTTTGGGTTTTGCATGCATGTTCTCTTGTCCCACCAATCCTTCAAAAAGCCCTCCAAATGCCAAGTGAATGTATCCATGTGTACAAGGCCTAGCTTCTCTCTTGTCCCACCAATCCTTGAAGGAGCCCTCCAAATGCCAAGTGGATGTATTCATGTGTACAAGGCCTAACTTCTCGATGACCAATCTCCAAAATTCAAGGGTGTAGCACACTTGAAGGATAGATGAGCTCCGGTTTCTTACTCCCTTTTACAAAGAGGATAAAGTCCACAATTTGCTCATCCACGTCTTTCAAACTAATAGGCGTTCCAAGTCTGATCTTGCAATGCCAACCAACCAAAAAAATTGTCTTTTGGAGGGGCCCAAACTATGAGATCCATGGAGGAGTGGGTCATGCCAAGGAATTGAGTCTTATAGGCGGTAGACGCTGAATAGACCCCATCATTCAAGTGCTTCCAAACCGTGTCGTCCTCGGTTTGCCCTTAATGGTGAACCAGCGCTTGTGAACATAGTATTTTTCCAGTGATTTAGCTATGAACAAAGCACTGCTTCGTGCACATGCATCCAGACATCCAATGTAATGTAAAAATTCAACTTTGGACACCTCATAGCATCAAGACTGAAATAGGAACACAATCTAGACAAAACACCTCGCTCTATGTCACTTGGCCCATCAGTATTTATCATGGTATGTTACAAAATTGCTAGTAGAAGCAAATCTGTATATTTTAAGCCAATATAGGCCAGATTGGTAGAACCGTatgtcaattttttttcaaaatacgaCGCGTTCTGCATCAAATTGGAGGAATTTCGCTCAGGGCGCACCCTAACAAGGCCGGTCCATGTAGCGAGTACGGTTTCTGTAACGAGCTGGTACAATGGCGGCTCGGGCCCTATAATGTTCTTTTTCATCCGACATTTTTTAAACatgggatgataacccacaagtataggggatcgcaaccgtttttgagggtaaagtattcaacccaaatttattgatttgacacaaggggagccaaagaatattctcaagtattagcagctgagttgtcaattcaaccacacctggaaacttaatatctgcaacaaagtgtttaatagcaaagtaatatgatagtagtggtaacggtggtaaaaggtaacggtagccaaagtaatatttttggtgttttatagtgatgataacaatagcaatggaaaagtaaataagcatagaacaatatatggaaagctcataggcaatggatcggtgatggagaattatgatggatgcggttcatcatgtaacagtcataacctagggggacacagaactagctccagttcatcaatgtaatgtaggcatgtattccgaatatagtcatacgtgcttatgaaaaagaacttgcatgacatcttttgtcctaccctcccgtggcagcggggtcctattagaaactaagggatattaaggcctccttttaatagagtatcagaacaaagcattaacacatagtgaatacatgaactcctcaacctacggtcatcaccggtaattatcccgattattgtcacttcggggttaacggatcataacacataataggtgactatagacttgcaagataggatcaagaactctcatatattgatgaaaacataataggttcagctctgaaatcatggcactcaggccctagtgacaagcattaagcatagcaaggtcatagcaacatcaatctcagaacatagtggatactagggatcaaaccctaacaaaactaactcgattacatgataaatctcatccaacccatcaccgtccagcaagcctgcgatggaattactcacgcacggcggtgagcattatgaaattggtgatggaggatagttgatgatgacgatggcgatggattcccctctctggagccccgaacggactccagatcagccctcccgagagagtttagggcttggcggcggctccatatcgtaaaaaacgatgaatccttctccctggttttttctccccgaaagtgaatatatggagtccaggttgaggtcggtggagcgtcagggggcccacgaggcagggggcgcgcccagggggtagggcgcgcccccaccctcatggac encodes the following:
- the LOC123107793 gene encoding bisdemethoxycurcumin synthase; translation: MATVQQIRHAQRSDGPAAVLAIGTANPASCMLQNDYADYYFRVTNSEHHADLKDKLKRICKNSGIERRYVHLDEELLGAHPDFSDRALPTLDARIDMASAAVPELAASAAARAIAEWGRPAADVTHLVFSTYSGGKAPSADLRLASLLGLRPTVSRTILSLNGCSGGGRALQLAKELAENNRGARVLVACSELTLIGFYGPQEGRLDTILGNGIFGDGAGAVIVGADPVDCIERPLFEMAFATQTTIPETENEITTRLMKGGLDFHVSIRVPKLLKSNIERCLIDTFESIGISAEWNDLFWAIHPGGRAILDHVEQLLGLGVEKLAASRRVLREYGNMSAATVIFVLDELRRRRARGEEVAEWGVMMAFGPGITIETMVLHAAGSLKEN